DNA sequence from the Ictidomys tridecemlineatus isolate mIctTri1 unplaced genomic scaffold, mIctTri1.hap1 Scaffold_61, whole genome shotgun sequence genome:
AATGATGTGTCCTTTCTTTCTATCTGATTGtaaaatcatttccattttacagtttAGATAGGTGAAGTGATGAGCTCATGGTTAAGCATCAAGGAAGTAGTAGAGCTGGAACTTGAGTTCAGGCATTCTGACATTAGAGCATGTGTTATTAAGCAGGATGCTGTACTGGTTGTACTTAGAGGAAGGTACAGTATTactgttttattatattaatataattattgagaTGGTACCTGAGTTTATGAATTGAATTATGAATTTAGTGTCATTTTTGGAGCCATATGGATGCTTTACCAATTCtagaaaaactaataaattttatCTCATATACCAGAACTTGCTTTTGTATGAAGCTTTTAAAAGTACAGGGGCCAACTTTTACAACTTAAtagtaaaaagacaaataatcaaaTATACAAGTATATAATAGACATATCtgcaaagaaaatatagtgaTAACCCATTAGTACAATATTGTTaaccattaaggaaatgcaaataaaaacacagtGAGATACTGGTTCATACTCTGAGGATATGCATAGATATTAAGTGTTGGCAAGGGTATGGAAATATTATAACATTCATACTTTGCTGGTtgtaatgtaaaatggtgcagctgctttGGGACAATAAGATTGGCAGTTCCTCAAATAGTTAAACATAGGGTTACCATGTGACACAGCAGTTCCACTCCTAGATttgtacaaaaaaaggaaaacatgttctccccaaaacttgtacatgaatgtttatagcagcacaattcataatagccccaaaggGGGAACAACCCAAGTATCcactgatgaatagataaacaataaGTACTGATATATGATACAACATGCATGAATCTTGCGAACACTGTACgaaataaaagaagccagacacaaagatcacatgctgtatgattctgtatatatgaaatatccagaataggcaaatctgtatacagagacagaaaatagattgtCTAGGTCTGGGCATTAGGGGAAAAAGATGAGGAACTGCTAATGGTATTGAGTTCCTTGTTGGATGATGAAAATGATCTAAATTTAGattggtgatggttgtacaacattTTGGATATATTAAAAGTCACTGAACTGTATTCTTATgtaagttttattatatttatatcaacaaagctgttacagaaaaataaagcacagagattattagatttttctctcattataCCATATTGGGATGGAGATATACAAGTTATTGTCAACAAAAAACCAGTACTGAAAGCATGGTGTTAGTCTCTTGGGGGCTTCTAATTCTCTAGAGTATTAACAAATACATGTGGCAGAGATAGATGAATGTGAGTGTTAGGATTTTAGATCAAGTTACATTGAGAAAGAGATGAATCATAGGATTTTCAGGCTTGCCCTAAggcttatttttatcttaatttttcgatttctcttaattctttccttttttttcctggtttctggGCTGTGAACCCAGagatattttaccactgagccattcccagcccttttttgtagattatcttgagacaggttcttgctaagttgcttagggcctaagatgataagactagccttgaacttgtgatcctcctgccccagcctcctaaatcactgggattacaggcatgcaccattacaCCCAGCTTCCCTCTTGATTCTTAAAGGAgatttataaaaactataaattacaAAACCAGTTTTGATGATAACAGAGGACAAGATTTTGATTCTGACTGAAATTCTAAAAACAagaattttgttcatttctctttgtttacaTATCTTTGTATCAGcttccttttaaaaggaaaatctttaaaaattgtatacatataatttgtcCTGGGTAAAAACATTCATTTctatgctaaaaatattttgatggcAAGAGGAATCACAAGCATTTTTTATTGACAAATCAGTGTTGTGATACTATCagatttgcttattttgctttagaTGCTGTTAGAGAAATTTGTTGAAGAATGCAGGTTCCCTCCAGTGCCAGATGCTATTTGTTGCTATCAGAAGTGTCATGGATATTCCAAAATCCAGATATACATAACTGCTCCAGACTTTAAGgtaaaaaatgaaatgtacaaTGGAACATTAACTTGCAAAGTCATGCCTTAAAAATGAATCCAGAATAAATTCTGTAATTGGAGGCACCCAAGTTGTCACCCTGCTTGCCCCTTACCCTGGACTTTTTTAGGTCATCTCACATGGGAAGCCAGGGACACTGAAATAAATGTTTGGGGCTGGTGTGGTGACCATAGAAGACAGGCTAgctaattttatttcctcctctagCCATGTTTCATGTAACTGCCTCTTCCTTAGGAACATAGAAACAAAGTGAGATTGTTACCTCTAATTTGTTGGATTTCTAATGCCTTGTAAAAAATTGAGTCCAAGAATATAAAGGCCAGTGCAATCACTGAATTAAACCCAAAAACCTAACTTGTGCTTAATTAAGTGATTAACTTTTTGGTTTATTCAGGAAGATAACTGTCCTACTCTTAGATTAGTAGATCAGATGAAATGTTTGTTAAGATATTTGATATTCTGTAAAGGCTAATGCAGATGTCAGCTGTGGAAATGAAGATTTTTGCCAAGTTCTGTATCTATAGAACTCAGCATTTTGTAATACAGAGTATTTTATCCCTCTTCAAGGAGATAGATTATGTAGTTATATCTGCCAAGTgaatgcaacagttctttttatcTTAATATGTGTGCTATGAGGGAATGAGTAAGTGCATGTGCATAGacatctttaaaatgtgaattaaaatgttttgaaatccaGGGTTTTATACGAATCAGCTATTGCCAGTATTGTAATATAGAATTTCACATGAACTGCTGGAAGTTTAAAACAACCACCTTTAATGATAAAATTGACAAGGTGTAAACCACAATAAAGAttgtctggatttttaaaatatgtatattgaatgtttaaaaaaaaattttaaaaagtcttcaagTGAATATAAATTCCTTCTTGAGGATTCTAAACTTCATTAGAAAGTTTTAAGTTATGATTTTAACAATAAAGtggaaaatgagtttttaaattttatgcaagTATGAAGGGAGTAACTGTAGaggcctttaaaaattatttaactaaCTTTTGTATTGTGATgttataatcagaaataaaaatttaattttttcttgttttaaaatacagatctTAAATTATGCACTGACAATTCAGCTCATCATAGATTGAAAGCGTTGATGTAGAATTAAGGTTccaacattttagttttttttaccAAAATTGGTTAAGGTAATTTGTCCTAAgaaattaacttaaattttataCTGCCATTTCTCAGGGGTTTATTCTTATTATCAATATAATGATTAGTTAATGCATTAGTTAGAATACTTTGGAAGAGGGCACAATTTTACAGTCTTATTTCCTTGTTACAATGtttatttctgatatatataaTCTGTGGACTTAACAAAAAGCCTTTTTTAATAGCCCTATGCAAACCATTATCTCTAGTGGGAAAAATGTGATTATATTAGGTGTCTTTTAGCAGTTGGAATTATTTAAGTTTGGTAGAAACTAATTTTCACATAGATAGCTAGAGATATAACTGTAACCCTGGAGCCACTTCTACTGTCTTTTTACTTACATTGAGTTTTGTAAGCTATATACTCTCCATTAGTTGTCTTAACCATTTCCAGAATTCTAAATACCTTCTATTAATTAGTCAGCTTTCACTATGATATGCTGAAGTAATATACAACCCAAATATTATGACTAACAATGAGAGGGTCTTTTCTTGGTTATATTACTTGTCCTGAAGTTTTGTCGTTGTTGGCCAGGATTGAGCTGCAGCCGGGTCTATTCTCTGTGGCCATGTTCTTTATTTCCAAATCCAAGTTGTACTTTTTTTGGAACATGTTTCTTTAACAGAGGGAAAAGAACAATAGCCAGTTCACACTGTGTTTCCTAGAGTGCTCATTTAGACCTGGTGTATGCTATGGAAGTTTGACTTCCTTTACCACAAAGCAAGTCACAGGGACAGGTCTGCCCCATACGTGTGGATACAGTCTTCCTATAAGAAGGCTCTGAAATAGCAGCAATCAGGCACTTTCGTTGCCTCCCTAAAGGAAATTTCATGGTATATTTTGAATGTACTTTGTGGTTAAAATAGTATatgtgttggggctgggattgtgcctcagtggtagagcacccacctagcatgtgtaagacactgggttcgatcctcagcaccacacaaaaataaataaataaaataaaataaaagtattgtgtccatcagctaaaaaagtagtttaaaaaattGGTATACATGCATAGATTTATCCCTCCTACACATACCATTCTTCTTTTAAATCAAATAGGATTTTCTACAAGGAATTTGTCTTACCCCTGACTGTGAAGGTATCATTTCTAAGTTTATCATCTTTAGCAGTGGTGGTCAAGTTAAATGTGAAGTAAGTATCTAATAAAGGAGAAACTTTATTAAATTTGTAACCAAAATGTTTACAcctgttaaaatgttttaagtttgaGGAAGTTGTGTGATTTGAATCTTgtcttttgtaagaaaaaaaaagttatatcattttagaaaataaatattaggacATGCATTGCAGTGAAgcattttcacattcttttatttcctcctagGAAAAGCATACTTTTTATATTGTGGTTTTACTCTTTTTGATAACTTCCATTTTATTAATACCCCAAAAGGGGTAGTGGTGGAGGTGTGGGTTTTAGAGAAGGGGAAGAGTGCCTTGAGGGATTACCTTTAACATCACCATCTGAATGTGGCAGGAGTGggtaaattataatatatatataatttattggaTCTTCTGCTTACCCTTAATTATTTAAAGTTTCTTCATAAAGTGTGTctactctcttctttctcttttcagtaAATTATTTTGCTAAAGCTTTCTGGGCTTTTGTCTGGGTCAAAACATCATCACTGTTCTGTATCAAATTGAACATTGTGTGTGCTTCTGAAATATTTGTTACTTGTGGTTTTGTGCTTTATGTCATGGGAGTATGAGACAAATTTtgaatgtctttgttttatttaaagtttgaaCACAAGGTCATAAAAGAAAAGGTTCCTCCAAGACctattctgaaacagaaatgttcTAGGTAAGATTTTTATCAATCAATCAGTAGTTTTTATATTGTCTCTTAGTATATAACTCTGTTAAATGCAGATTTCTAAattgtgctattttttaaaattggctgtgtacacatatataaataagtattttaaaaattatttttatggatatttAAAACAGAACTAGCTTTAGAATGATTAAAtactgaaaatttgaaaaaggtCACTATTTAGTGGTGGAACTTGTaagtaaaattataacatttcatGTTATGAAATTACTTATCAACAGATTTGgcatttaacaaaaattatatagttagcttttggcttttaatttcaaaagcatttttgcttttttatgtttcTCCACTTTAAACATTTTGAACCAATGACTATTTCTTACCTTGAAATACTTAGTGTATTGTCAAAATTATTCACCTCTGTATCTTTCTGTTCAGATCAAATAATtccaatccttttttcttttcttttctgtcctgcTTCTTGTTTTTCAtcctaaaaagtgattttttttttcttataatttgtgaccaagaaaaaccaaaagaaaagatgtatagaattatttgttgaaaaggaaTCAGTGTAACCAAATCAACCAAATTCCCATGTTGTTATTgggtgaaaataatattttattatgggaTCTTGCTTGCAGAGTACATGTACTATTCTTATTTACCCTACACAGTAATTTATATACATTATGTACATGGAAATAACATCTATACAAATTATACATAGCTTTCTTAATTAAAAGTCACAGCCTATTGCTTGGAGAATGTTTTCTATAGTAGGCAACAGAAAGTAGTTCATTGAGCAATTAACAAAGGTAAATTGTCACTAATTGTAAATGTTTATCAGCCTAGAGAAGCTAAGactgaaagaagacagaaaattgaaaagaaagatccaaaaacaagaagcaaaaaaattagcacaagaaagaatgaaagaggacTTAAGAGAAAGTAATCCACCCAAAAACGAAGAACAGAAAGGTATGCAGAAGTCCAAACATGATAAGAATAGTATGCATTTGCTTAAACGTACAAATACAGAATTATAAGgctcatattattatttaattgaagTATAGATTTCAGTTAGTATTTTCATACTATCACTAAAATATAGAATTCAGTTAAAAGCGGCGCTCCCAGGGTCCTCCGGGGCTCACAGGAAAGGCTGTGCACACCCAGCGCACGGGGCGGAGCCTCTTGCAGCCAGATGGAGGGCGAAGTGCCGGGCTTCTTAGTAGCCTTCCAGGCGAAGGGCCAACCGGAGGCGATGAGGACGAGGGTGCAGGAGCAGGACTTACAGCAGTGCGACCTGACAGGTAAGTGGGCTGCAGGAGAAGGGCCGCCCAGACACGCCACGTGGTGCACACCAACTTTTCGGGAGCGGGGTCTCCAAGGAGGTTTTCCCCGTGGGCGCCGGGGCTTCCCCTCCACTGGTAGGGGGTGGGTGGAGCTCGGCCTGGGGCACTTCCGGGAAGGGGGGGGGTTGGCGAGGAAATGTGCCTGGTGGGGCCCTAAACCCCGGTCCAGGCGCTCTGGCTGTGAGGGTGGCGCTGCGGTCGGACTTGGAAGACGCACCGCCCCTTTGACTCTCCTGAAGGAGCCTGCGCGCCCCGCAGGTGGCTGGCCGCTGGGTGGTTGTCCTCCCCGCACGTTCGGACCAGGGACGCTCGCGCCTTCCTGTGCGGTCAGTCCGGGTCCCGTCCTGCCCTGGGGAGACACCGCAGTGACCCTCGCAGGCCTCCCCGGCCCGTTCCTCACGGGAGCCTGGGACGGTCGCGGCGCCCGTGGGAGGCGGAGTCGCCGTCAGTCGTCTCACGGAAGCTCTGGTGGAGCGCGCGGGGAGGGGGGGGGCTGTGCGTCTCGGCCCGCCCCTGACTGTGGGGTCCCACCCGCGGTTCAGTGGCTCTTGGGAAACGGGCGGGTGGAGAGGGGCCTGTGTGCGGGCGCGCAGCTGGTCCGCCACAGTGACCCGGAGAGACTGCAGGGGACTGCGGAGGTGGCGGGTCGCCGGGGAAGCCTTGGGAAGAGCAGTCGGGGTGTAAACTACCAGGCAGTGCAGGGAAGAGGGGGAACACTGGACCCAAGGGTAGCGACTGGTCATCCTGTTTGTTAAAGTAAATGGATATTTTGGGAAACTGTTTGTGagctaagatttttcttttcctgattccAGCAGTCGTGTGTGTTCTTTGTAAAACATTTGGGGAAATAGCCTATGCCTTTGGTGGGTTCCTGGATTCCTGGTCCTGGAGGTAGATACCACCGTCATGAGCCAGTTCTGTGATGGTTATCCAGCAGTTGTACCAGGAAGCTAAGCCGGGGGCTGCTTTTCCAGCCCTTCCTACAAAAAATTTTATGGTGACCTAATTCCCTATATTAAATCCTTTTCTGTCTAACTtctttttggataatttttttttttacttttgcagtCATCTTCTAAGTATTAAATATTGTTATCTTTGTATagtttcatatcattttaattaaacatgttATTATATACTAATTACAGATTCacatgcagttttaaaaaaagagatcccATGGAaccttcctcagtttccccagtgatAATATCTTGCAAAACTTCTGTAGAATATCATAGTCCAGACATTGACTGGAGTTTTAGAACAGAGGCCTGACTCTGGAGAGCCAACAGATCATTTAGAACAAGAGGAAGCTTCAAACTGCAAGGCATCCTGATCTCACAAGAGGGGAAGGTTAATCATGGCAAGGTCTTTTGGGCGGGGGTACCTGGACTGCCTCATTATAGTCACCTCCTCCTAATCACATCTGGTAAAGGGTGAGTGATTAGATTGGGTAATCCAGGGTAACTCAGTATCGTCTCCCCACCTCCAGGCCCTCAACCTTAGTCAGGGCTGT
Encoded proteins:
- the LOC144374187 gene encoding E3 ubiquitin-protein ligase TTC3-like isoform X1; translated protein: MIVTVILNFYHHQMLLEKFVEECRFPPVPDAICCYQKCHGYSKIQIYITAPDFKDFLQGICLTPDCEGIISKFIIFSSGGQVKCEFEHKVIKEKVPPRPILKQKCSSLEKLRLKEDRKLKRKIQKQEAKKLAQERMKEDLRESNPPKNEEQKGMQKSKHDKNSMHLLKRTNTEL